Genomic DNA from Bacteroides zhangwenhongii:
GCCGAAAGGCGTGGTGTCGTAGTAACACAAGCGAACATCCGCGCCGCATTTCTTGAGTGCCTTCACTTGGTAATGTATCTTCTTACTGATTCCGTTTGCTTTATCGAAACCATGAAATATCAGGAATAAGGCTTTCATGCGTGATCTTTGTCTTGGTGTATTTTGTTTATTCCGTTCATTTATTTTCTCTTTCCCGCTATGCTTCGTATTTTTCCGAAGAGGTCGTACTCACGCGTAGCCTGTATATATCCTCCAAAGATAGTAAAACTTACTATACTTTTTATAATTATTGTGAGAAATATATTCATTCCTTCCGTCGCGTACTGTATCGGCAGGAGAATGGCCGCCATCAGCAGGCTTACCGCCAGCGGAGAAAGGAGCTGACGGACGAACGGCAGGACGCTTCGCCGGAAAGTCACCCGGTACATCTGCCAGTAGCATTGCGCGAAGTTGACGGTGAACGTGACGACGATGCAGCTTGCCACTGCCGTCAGCGTGCCGAAATGGAAGATTCCGAGCAGCATACCCGCCACGTTGAGCGCGGACGAGAACAGTCCGCACACGAACAGGCTCTTCGTGTCGCCCGCCGCCTGGAAGATGGAGCCGGAAGAAGACAGTATGATCTGAATCCCTACGGACAGTGACAGAATCCGGAAAACGGGTACGGACGGCAGCCATTGGTCGCCGAAGATGATCAGCGTCACTTCCTCCGCCGTGAAGAAGAGCAGCACGCTGAGCGGCAGTCCGATGAAGGCGAGAAAGCGCAGGATCCGTTCGTAGGAGGTGGCGAGCTTCCCTTTGTCGTCTTGAAAATCGCTGAATATCGGGTGCATCACGGGGGTGATCACTTGTGTGATGTTCTGCAGGGGAAGCATCATCAGACGGTAAGATTTTTCGTAGTATCCCAAGTCGGACATTCCCATGTATTTGCCGATCAGCAGCTTGTCAAGGTTGCGGCTGAAATAGTTGATGACATTGAACAGGAACTGGTAGGCGGAATAGGAGAATATCTTGCGCAGCACCGTCAGCCCCAGCGTGAGGCGCAGGCGTTGCGGATAGCGTTGGTAGGAGATGGCGAATATCAGTATGCTGGATACGATCGGGTTGATAATCAGCGCATACAGTCCCGCTCCGCAGAGTGCTGCGGTGACGGCGGCGGCTCCTGCCGAAACCTGGATAATGAAGCTGCGGATAGCAATGAACTTGAACTCCTTGTTGCGGTAGAACAAAGCTCCCGGCACGATGGTGGCGGAAGCGAAAAACAGGTTGACGGACAGCAGTTGGCACAGTGTCCGCAGGATGTCGCTGTTGTAATAATCGGCTATCAGCCATGACGCGGCGAAGAAGAGGACGCTTATGCCTATGCCGGTCCACACGGTGAACGAGAAAATATCCGACAATTCCTCCCGTGTCAGCGTCTTGTGCTGCACGATGGCGGGGGATACACCCATGTCCGTGAACAGGTTGAAGAAGGCGATGATTACGGTGGCTATCGCCACAATGCCGAAATCGTCCGGCGAGAGCAGGCGTGCCAGCACCCCCGCCACCACAAGCGAGATGACTACACCGCTGTATTTGGCGAGCGCCGTGTAGAATACTCCGGAGAAGAGCTGACTTTTGAGATTACCTGCCATTTATCGCGTCTTTATAGACTTGAGCATACTCGCGTCCCGTTTTTTGGATATTCATGTTGTCGATGGCGTAGTCGTAGTTTGCCTCCCCGTGTTCGTAAGCGGCATACCGTGCGCCGGTTTCGAGCGCGCGGACGATATCTTCCCGGTCGTCGGGGTCGAACGAGGGGTTTCCGGTGATGGCCAGCAGCTCACCGTTATTCCCTGTATCGGGACCCACCACCACTTTGTGGTAGAGGAAGGCGAGGGGGATGTTGCCGGAATTCAGGATATCTTTGCGTGGAATCATTACCAGGTCCGAAGCTGCTATATAATAAGGTAGGTCGCAACTGTCCACCAGGTCGTCGTTGCCTCCGGCTCTCAGATGCAGCCAGCGGTTGAGCAGGGGTCTGACCACGTAGTAGCCGAAGCGCGAGAGCCATCTCTTGAGGAAGTTCTTGCCGTACCCGTTGCGTCTGGAGAAAGGGTAGAGACGGGGAGCGAGCAGCAGTTTATGCGGCCGTTTCCATGCGCGGAATGCTCCGAGCACCATGCGTATCTCTTCCCGGTTGCGGAATTTGCCGAAGGCGGTGACAATGAGCGCGTTCTGCGGCAGATTGAGGTATTGGCGTGCGCGCGCCGCGCTGATATCCTCCTGATAGGTATATTCATAGATATGGTGGAGGATGACGACATTCCGGCTTTGGGGGTATCTGGCGGCAAAGTCATCCGCGCTGAAATGTCCCATGTGCACCACGATGTCGCTTTGCGTCTCGATGATGTCGTAGGCGCGGCTGATGATGTCGTTTGCGTAGTGCGGACGCACATTGTGCCGCGTGTAGACGAAATGCGCCCCGCGCGAACGGAAGAAACGGATGCGCTCTTCGAGCCGGCGTATCACGTCGGGGTCGTCGCAGTTCCAGCCTACTACTTCTTCCGGCCATTGGAAGTGTATGATGTCATACGCCGTGTCTGATTCCCAAAATGCTTTTTTGGAACATCGTACGTCAATGCCCGTCATGCGGATAGCGTCGCATAGAATAGGAGCGAACAGATTGTCCGTATCACTTATTTCTCTGAATACTATGAGCGCTTTTATTGCCTTGTCATTCGTCTCTTCACAATCGTTCATGTCCTTACTTTTGTATCCTTCTTGTGCCACAAAGGTAGTAAACTTATGATAACTTTACCCGTTTTTCCGATTTCTTTTTTCCCTTATCTCCTTTCTCCTTCTCTTTTCTCTTCTTTTCCTGTTCTTTTCTCTTCTTCATCTCATTTTCCTTTTTCTTCTTTTCATTTTCCTGTTCTTGACTTTTGCTTATCCGCAGGTGCATGGATTTGCTCAGTAACGCCTCTCTCGCCTTTCTCCTCCGTTCCAGTTCTTCCGCGTCGGGGTGCTGTTCGAGGAGGATTTCGCCGGGAAGGTAATCGTCCAGTTTGTCGTGATCTACGGTTTTGATGATGATGCACTGCCCGTTTTGAATCGCTTTGATCATCGTCTTTGAAAGATGCAGGACGTAGAACTTGCACTTCAAGGCTATGAAATGCGTGTAGATCACTTGCGCGTACGATAATATGCTGTAATTCCGGACTTGCTCCATGTTCCATGTCGTGCTGGAATTGATGGTGGTCTGTCCCGCTACTTTCTCGTGCGACAGGGGCGATACGGTGCGCTGGATGTTCAGAAAACGTCCTAACGTGATGTGGACACAATATTTCAGTCTCTCTTTGATTACTTTGTCGTCATTCAGGATGACATTTGACTTCATTTTCATTTAAATAATATTTTTATTTATGGTTATTATATTGCTGCAAAGGTTGTTAAAAGAATCGTAATAGCCCTCTGTTTTTTTCAACAAGTGTAACCAAAACATTTAAAATACCTTTGCACTCACTGAGTTAGCTCGTCCGAAAAGGATGATTTTCGTGAATAATTTATTAAAATAGAAAGAATAATGAAGAAGGATCAGTATTTTAATCTGGAAGTAAATCTGCTGAATGACGATAATATCGCCGGTATGATGTCGGAACTGGATGCGGCGGAAGCGCTCGGCATTTATGTGATGTTGCTGTTGCACCTGCGCACGAAAGATAATTATGAGGCGTTGTGCACTCCGCTTTTGTTGAGGGCGTTCGCGCGGCGGTATGACCTTGAGTTGGATATGCTGGAAAAGGTGCTCCATGATTATAATCTTTTTGAGGTGGACGAGGAGCGGCAGACGTTCCGGGCTCCGTATCTTGACCGGGTGATGCAAAGGCTTGAGGAAAAGTGGAGAATGGATACCGAAAACGGTAAAAAAGGAGGGCGCCCGAAGAAGCGTGCGAAATGCGCTGAAACGCCCGCCACCAAAGGGCGAAAACCCAACGAAACCCAAGAGAGGAGAGAAGAGGAGAAGATAGGTATTACTCCTGTTGTAAACAACAGCAGCAATACCCTCGCGGGAGGAGCTGCTGACGCTGCTACGGTGGTGGAGGAGAATTCGGGGGCTTCGGGGATTTCGGAGATTACGGTTATTCCGGAAACGGAGGAGAAGATTTATGTTACGGGGACTTCGAGGGCTTCGGAAATTACGGGGGATTCGGGGAGTTCGGGGAGTTCGAGGGCTTCGGAAATTATGGGGGCTTCGGGGAGTTCGAGGACTTCAAGGGCTTCGGAAACTTCGGAAGTCCGAACTGCTTCTTCCGTTCCTGTTGGAAGGGGAATGAGGATTCGGGCGGTGGATGAGGAGGGGCAGCAACCGTTACAGCCGGTGTTGTCTTGGGAAGTGCTGGTAGACCGGCTTGCCGACTCACGCTTGTATATGGAGTTGGCGGGGCAGCGTTCCGGTCTGGGACGGCTTTTTATCGACCATCAGCAGCAGATTATCGGTCTGTTCAAAAAGCATATCCTTCTCTACGGAAAAGAAGGCGGCTTGCTCTTCTTTGAGGACGTGAAACGCTATTTCTCCAATTATATCGCTGCCGGATCGCCTACTTGCCGTATGCTGCGCGAAGAGTTGATGCGGGAAATCAAGGAGCGGGAGAGCAAGGATGTGAGCCGTTTTGAAAGTATTGTGGATGGAAAACGGATGTATCTGGGACGTCTTATTCCCGACAGCGCACCGCCAAGGCCCGACAACTCGGCGGTGTGGGATGATGCGCACAAGAGATGGGGGCATTAGTTCAGCACATATCCGGCTGCGGCCTGTTCTATATTTGAACACCGTTCATCCCATATTTGAACGCTGTTCGTCCCACGCTTGAACGTTGTTCGTCCCACGTCTGAACGCTGCTCATCCCACGTCCGAAAGCGGTTCATCCCACGTCTGAAAGCGGTTCATCCCACGTCTGAACACCATTCATCCCGTATTTGAAAGTATCAATCTCTCCGTGTTATACATGAAGCGTTTGTCTTCCTGTCCCTGTGTGGGGGAAATATAATTATTCATTTAAAAATAAAGCAAGTTATGAGAAATTTTGCCAGTTACGATGTCGATGTCCGTCGGAGGACAAGCGGCGTAGTGAAAACTGTTTGTAATAAATGTCAGGCCACGCGCCACAACAAACGCGACCGTTCGCTGCGTGTCAACGTCGATACGGGGCATTGTCACTGTTATCATTGCGGGGCGGACTTTTACGTCCCCGACGAAGCGGAAGAGCGTGAGAAAGCCGAACGGCGTGCTGCCCGCCAGCGTCGTGCGGCAGCCGTTCCCCGTCATTTCCAGCGTCCGGTGTTCGATCCGGCACGGACTACGCTTTCCGAATCAGTAGAACGTTGGCTGGTGGAGGTACGTTGCATCCCGCAGAGCGTCATCGCCGGATTGCGCATCACGGAACAGGAGGAATTCATGTCGCAATCCAGTCAGAAGGAGCGTTGCGTCTGCTTCAACTATTTCGAGGACGGACAACTGGTCAACACGAAATTCCGTAGTGTAGACGCGAAGCATTTCAAGATGTTTCAGGGCGCCGAACTGATTCCC
This window encodes:
- a CDS encoding lipopolysaccharide biosynthesis protein, yielding MAGNLKSQLFSGVFYTALAKYSGVVISLVVAGVLARLLSPDDFGIVAIATVIIAFFNLFTDMGVSPAIVQHKTLTREELSDIFSFTVWTGIGISVLFFAASWLIADYYNSDILRTLCQLLSVNLFFASATIVPGALFYRNKEFKFIAIRSFIIQVSAGAAAVTAALCGAGLYALIINPIVSSILIFAISYQRYPQRLRLTLGLTVLRKIFSYSAYQFLFNVINYFSRNLDKLLIGKYMGMSDLGYYEKSYRLMMLPLQNITQVITPVMHPIFSDFQDDKGKLATSYERILRFLAFIGLPLSVLLFFTAEEVTLIIFGDQWLPSVPVFRILSLSVGIQIILSSSGSIFQAAGDTKSLFVCGLFSSALNVAGMLLGIFHFGTLTAVASCIVVTFTVNFAQCYWQMYRVTFRRSVLPFVRQLLSPLAVSLLMAAILLPIQYATEGMNIFLTIIIKSIVSFTIFGGYIQATREYDLFGKIRSIAGKRK
- a CDS encoding glycosyltransferase family protein, with the translated sequence MNDCEETNDKAIKALIVFREISDTDNLFAPILCDAIRMTGIDVRCSKKAFWESDTAYDIIHFQWPEEVVGWNCDDPDVIRRLEERIRFFRSRGAHFVYTRHNVRPHYANDIISRAYDIIETQSDIVVHMGHFSADDFAARYPQSRNVVILHHIYEYTYQEDISAARARQYLNLPQNALIVTAFGKFRNREEIRMVLGAFRAWKRPHKLLLAPRLYPFSRRNGYGKNFLKRWLSRFGYYVVRPLLNRWLHLRAGGNDDLVDSCDLPYYIAASDLVMIPRKDILNSGNIPLAFLYHKVVVGPDTGNNGELLAITGNPSFDPDDREDIVRALETGARYAAYEHGEANYDYAIDNMNIQKTGREYAQVYKDAINGR
- a CDS encoding DUF7833 domain-containing protein, with the translated sequence MKKDQYFNLEVNLLNDDNIAGMMSELDAAEALGIYVMLLLHLRTKDNYEALCTPLLLRAFARRYDLELDMLEKVLHDYNLFEVDEERQTFRAPYLDRVMQRLEEKWRMDTENGKKGGRPKKRAKCAETPATKGRKPNETQERREEEKIGITPVVNNSSNTLAGGAADAATVVEENSGASGISEITVIPETEEKIYVTGTSRASEITGDSGSSGSSRASEIMGASGSSRTSRASETSEVRTASSVPVGRGMRIRAVDEEGQQPLQPVLSWEVLVDRLADSRLYMELAGQRSGLGRLFIDHQQQIIGLFKKHILLYGKEGGLLFFEDVKRYFSNYIAAGSPTCRMLREELMREIKERESKDVSRFESIVDGKRMYLGRLIPDSAPPRPDNSAVWDDAHKRWGH